The proteins below come from a single Streptomyces sp. M92 genomic window:
- a CDS encoding VWA domain-containing protein has translation MTPDDPRAGLERWRLILGAPAERRTGGLDGPDAARDTALQWLYGRDEDLARRGERRGTADGREGGDGPSTLAVVDWLDDIHRLFPRETVERLERDAVESYGIDEIVTDPDVLLRVEPSTSLLRAVLRTKHLMNPRVLAAARRIVEAVVRDLTERLRPEIRRALTGARSRRPSRTPLARNFDFRATIRANLAHYRPEDRRILIEQPHFHSRTRRHLEQWQLILLVDQSGSMAGSVIHSAVTAACLWGLPGLRTQLVAFDTQVVDLTSDVTDPVELLMKVQLGGGTDIARAVDYSAGLVGNPRRTIIALITDFYEGGDAHRLTRTVRDLTGQGVTVLGLAALDEEAAPSYDRDLAGRLAEAGAHIGAMTPGHLAEFVAESMAHGGRTA, from the coding sequence AGTGGCTCTACGGCCGCGACGAGGACCTCGCCCGCCGTGGTGAACGCCGCGGCACCGCCGATGGCCGGGAGGGCGGCGACGGCCCCTCCACGCTCGCCGTCGTCGACTGGCTCGACGACATCCACCGCCTCTTCCCCCGGGAGACGGTCGAACGCCTCGAACGCGACGCCGTGGAGAGCTACGGCATCGACGAGATCGTCACCGATCCCGATGTTCTTCTCCGCGTAGAACCGAGCACCAGCCTGCTGCGGGCCGTGCTGCGCACCAAACACCTGATGAACCCGCGGGTTCTGGCCGCCGCCCGGCGCATCGTCGAAGCCGTCGTGCGCGACCTGACCGAGCGGCTGAGGCCGGAGATCCGACGCGCCCTCACCGGAGCCCGCTCCCGCCGCCCCAGCCGAACCCCCCTCGCCCGGAACTTCGACTTCAGGGCCACGATCCGCGCCAACCTCGCCCACTACCGGCCCGAGGACCGCCGCATCCTCATCGAGCAGCCGCACTTCCACTCCCGCACCCGCCGCCACCTCGAGCAGTGGCAGCTGATCCTCCTCGTCGACCAGTCCGGCTCCATGGCCGGATCCGTGATCCACTCCGCCGTCACCGCCGCCTGCCTCTGGGGCCTGCCCGGACTGCGCACCCAGCTGGTCGCTTTCGACACGCAGGTCGTCGACCTCACCTCCGACGTCACCGACCCCGTCGAACTCCTGATGAAGGTCCAGCTCGGCGGTGGCACCGACATCGCCCGCGCCGTCGACTACTCCGCCGGTCTCGTCGGCAACCCGCGCCGCACGATCATCGCCCTGATCACCGACTTCTACGAGGGCGGCGACGCCCACCGCCTGACCCGTACCGTCCGCGACCTGACCGGACAGGGCGTCACCGTCCTCGGCCTCGCGGCCCTCGACGAGGAGGCCGCCCCCTCCTACGACCGTGACCTGGCCGGCCGCCTCGCCGAGGCCGGCGCACACATCGGCGCCATGACCCCCGGCCACCTCGCCGAATTCGTCGCCGAGAGCATGGCCCACGGAGGACGAACGGCATGA